A genomic window from Eleginops maclovinus isolate JMC-PN-2008 ecotype Puerto Natales chromosome 9, JC_Emac_rtc_rv5, whole genome shotgun sequence includes:
- the ptprc gene encoding receptor-type tyrosine-protein phosphatase C isoform X3 produces the protein MAGRCGLTTLLLWAWIIALANCQVTSPNKTAITAPPTTTTSSPTLTTVLQTITSQNKTQPPNTTSNTSVTPNTKDSTQAPQPLKCSYTVKPIQFGIQIDMTKNFTTGNYTININEKGRPDTRHKYSIQFSESNSAHAIKHLKPCTDYEHNVAFIDGAGKETPRYCTNQINTTRTLEMNQGDIKDKKCMPGYVCYNSEWDISSSLSTPNNISAVTCKRDEKEICFKPRYNDICTNLTTTFTSGNCAKNINLNTSITADFLNPSEISKTIPTKLPAEIKTNLPPNCKHLNITYTCLEDGKPNELNLTDLEPYTNYNCTGQIMHNNVIINKTTAIQFRIDCDLIISILEPSVTNNSIHLSWNTHSVKCRDVLSNLPKLSYECSCQPGFKKYIMNQTTNAGNTGGSCTISRLEPYTKYECAVQPKYNISNVAGVNKKTTRTKIGVPGRIHNLMLDTQHNVIKATCKAPHTLNGPVESIRYIARLYIGGDLKYTLNETKCEFEFKDLSYSTNYSVEVTASYGGDESDIIKESQLTSYNDKAVIGFLVFLIILTSVALLLVVYKIYVLKRRQSHNLGENMMLITTANDEENLLAVEPIAAEFLLEAYKRKLADEGRLFLAEFQSMPRIFTRYTVKDAKKACNVPKNRYVDILPYDYNRVQMTTGNGEAGCDYINASFIDGYKESKKYIAAQGPKEETVSDFWRMVWEQQSSIIVMVTRCEEGNRVKCAQYWPSRDREAEIFEEFIVKLNSEDHCPDYTIRHLSITNKREKNSEREVTHIQFMSWPDHGVPGEPHLLLKLRRRVNAFKNFFSGPIVVHCSAGVGRTGTYIGIDAMMECLEAEGRVDIYGYVVRLRRQRCLMVQVEAQYILIHQALLEHNQFGDTETTVSELHSTLSTLKQRNSSNEPTLLEDEFERLPIYKNWRTFNKGLTEENKKKNRFTSVVPYDYNRVLLKVDEGRSRDSVPDEEEEEDSSDEEEEESAMYINASHLDGYWGPHNFIAAQTPLPDTVADFWMMVYQKKSSAIVSLSESSEQESDSLYWDKDKKTFGDFEVEVTSTDTSPTFITRNMLLRYVKRKESRSVKQFQFLTWSSNELPQKAQDLTDMIKDIKHSCGGGKSQRNSPVVVHCNDGSSRSGIFCALWNLLDSAETEKLVDVFQVVKTLRKERQGMLSDLEHYQFLYSALEGVFPVQNGEVKAVQASAVDSVQVVNETKAAEQPAEEKPASTIINDQQGAVESSPLVADAGKEDKKEEPEKVSGVPIDTTPLQDTSNGDTVTVEV, from the exons CCATTACTGCTCCTCCTACAACCACCACATCCTCACCCACCCTCACCACAGTCTTGCAGACAATCACCTCTCAAAACAAGACTCAACCTCCAAACACCACGTCCAACACATCAGTGACTCCCAACACCAAAG ACAGCACTCAAGCCCCTCAACCTCTGAAGT GTTCCTACACAGTCAAACCCATCCAGTTTGGCATCCAGATAGACATGACGAAGAACTTTACGACTGGCAACTACACCATCAACATTAATGAAAAGGGCCGACCAGATACCAGACACAAGTATTCTATTCAGTTCTCCGAGAGTAACTCAGCTCATGCAATCAAACACCTGAAGCCCTGCACTGACTATGAGCATAATGTGGCATTTATTGATGGTGCTGGCAAAGAAACACCCCGTTACTGCaccaatcaaataaatacaaccaGGACATTAGAAATGA ATCAAGGTgacattaaagataaaaaatgcaTGCCTGGATATGTTTGTTACAATAGTGAATGGGACATCAGCTCTTCACTATCAACACCAAATAATATTTCAGCTGTGACGTGCAAAAGGGACGAAAAGGAGATCTGTTTTAAACCTCGTTACAATGACATTTGCACCAATTTGACTACAACGTTCACTTCAGGAAACTGTGCTAAAAACATTAACCTCAACACAAGCATCACTGCTG ATTTCTTAAATCCAAGtgaaataagtaaaacaatCCCAACTAAACTTcctgcagaaataaaaacaaatttgcCACCAAACTGCAAACATCTCAACATCACTTACACCTGTCTGG AAGATGGAAAACCCAATGAATTGAATCTTACCGACCTGGAGCCCTACACAAACTACAACTGTACCGGTCAGATCATGCACAACAATGTCatcataaacaaaacaactgctATCCAGTTCAGGATTGACTGTG ATCTTATTATAAGCATCTTAGAGCCAAGTGTCACCAACAATTCCATTCATCTGAGctggaacacacacagtgtgaaaTGTCGAGATGTCCTTTCTAATCTTCCGAAGCTTTCTTATGAGTGCAGCTGTCAGCCTGGTTTTAAGAAATACATAA TGAATCAAACAACTAATGCAGGAAATACAGGAGGCTCATGTACAATTAGTAGACTGGAACCATACACCAAGTATGAGTGTGCAGTCCAGCCCAAATACAATATAAGTAACGTTGCAGGAGTTAATAAAAAAACGACTAGGACAAAGATTGGAG TGCCAGGAAGAATCCATAATCTGATGTTGGACACACAGCATAACGTGATTAAGGCAACCTGTAAAGCTCCACATACATTGAATGGACCTGTTGAGTCAATACGTTATATCGCACGTCTTTATAttggtggtgacctgaagtaCACTCTGAATGAAACCAAATGCGAGTTTGAATTCAAAGATTTAAGCTACTCAACCAATTACAGTGTGGAG GTGACTGCTTCTTATGGAGGTGACGAGAGCGATATCATCAAAGAATCTCAACTTACTTCCT ATAATGACAAAGCTGTCATTGGGTTTTTGGTCTTCCTCATCATCCTGACGTCTGTGGCCCTGCTTCTGGTCGTCTACAAGATTTATGTTCTGAAGCGCAGACAGTCCCA taACCTGGGTGAAAACATGATGCTCATTACTACAGCAA ATGACGAGGAGAATCTGCTGGCAGTCGAGCCGATTGCAGCAGAGTTCCTGCTGGAAGCCTACAAGAGGAAGCTGGCTGATGAGGGAAGACTCTTCCTGGCTGAGTTTCAG AGCATGCCCAGAATCTTCACAAGGTACACCGTGAAAGACGCCAAAAAGGCCTGCAATGTCCCTAAGAATCGCTATGTGGACATCCTGCCAT ATGATTATAACCGTGTTCAGATGACCACCGGAAATGGGGAGGCAGGCTGTGACTACATCAATGCCAGCTTCATCGAT GGGTACAAGGAATCCAAAAAATACATTGCAGCACAAG GGCCGAAGGAGGAGACTGTCAGTGACTTTTGGAGGATGGTGTGGGAGCAGCAGTCCTCTATCATCGTTATGGTAACACGGTGTGAAGAAGGAAACCGG GTCAAATGTGCGCAGTACTGGCCGTCTCGAGACCGTGAAGCAGAGATCTTTGAAGAGTTTATTGTGAAGCTGAACTCAGAGGACCACTGCCCAGATTACACCATCCGCCATCTCAGCATTACTAAT AAGAGGGAGAAGAACTCAGAGAGGGAGGTGACTCACATCCAGTTCATGAGTTGGCCAGACCACGGCGTCCCCGGGGAGCCACATCTCCTCCTGAAACTGAGACGGCGCGTCAATGCGTTCAAGAACTTCTTCAGTGGCCCCATCGTTGTTCACTGCAG CGCGGGAGTCGGCAGGACAGGAACATACATTGGCATTGATGCCATGATGGAGTGTCTGGAGGCAGAGGGCAGAGTCGACATCTACGGTTACGTAGTCAGACTCCGCAGACAGAGATGTCTAATGGTTCAAGTAGAG GCCCAGTACATCTTGATACACCAGGCGCTGCTGGAGCACAATCAGTTTGGAGACACTGAGACAACGGTGTCCGAGCTCCACAGCACACTGAGCACGCTCAAACAGAGAAACTCCAGCAATGAACCCACCTTACTGGAGGACGAGTTTGAG AGACTCCCCATCTATAAAAACTGGAGGACATTCAACAAGGGGCTCACAGaagagaacaagaagaagaatcgTTTTACTTCTGTCGTCCCAT ATGACTACAACAGAGTGTTGCTGAAAGTAGATGAAGGACGCAGTCGTGACAGTGTCCccgatgaggaagaagaggaagattcatccgatgaagaggaagaggagtcagCTATGTACATCAATGCCTCCCACTTAGAT GGGTACTGGGGCCCACACAACTTCATTGCAGCGCAGACTCCCCTGCCAGACACCGTGGCTGACTTTTGGATGATGGTTTACCAAAAGAAATCATCTGCAATCGTCTCGCTTTCTGAATCCAGTGAG CAGGAGTCTGACTCTCTCTACTGGGATAAAGATAAGAAAACGTTTGGGGATTTTGAGGTGGAAGTGACAAGCACAGACACCTCCCCGACTTTCATCACCCGGAACATGCTGCTCCGTTATGTCAAG aggaaagagagtCGGTCGGTGAAACAGTTCCAGTTCCTGACCTGGTCAAGCAATGAGCTGCCGCAGAAAGCTCAGGATCTCACGGACATGATCAAGGATATCAAGCACAGCTGTGGAGGAGGCAAATCACAGAGGAACTCGCCCGTTGTTGTCCACTGCAA tgatGGCTCATCCCGGTCAGGGATTTTTTGTGCTCTGTGGAACTTGCTGGACAGCGCTGAGACTGAGAAGCTGGTGGATGTTTTCCAGGTGGTCAAAACCCTGCGCAAGGAGAGACAAGGCATGCTCTCTGACCTG GAACACTACCAGTTCTTGTACAGCGCCCTTGAGGGGGTCTTCCCTGTGCAGAATGGGGAAGTGAAAGCAGTTCAGGCCTCTGCAGTCGACTCAGTCCAGGTTGTCAATGAAACCaaagcagcagagcagccagCAGAGGAAAAGCCTGCCAGCACTATCATCAAcgaccagcagggggcagtagAGAGCTCTCCTCTTGTGGCTGATGCAGGGAAGGAAGACAAAAAAGAAGAGCCTGAAAAAGTTTCCGGTGTCCCCATAGACACAACCCCTCTGCAGGATACCAGCAATGGAGACACGGTTACTGTGGAGGTCTGA
- the ptprc gene encoding receptor-type tyrosine-protein phosphatase C isoform X4: MAGRCGLTTLLLWAWIIALANCQVTSPNKTDSTQAPQPLKCSYTVKPIQFGIQIDMTKNFTTGNYTININEKGRPDTRHKYSIQFSESNSAHAIKHLKPCTDYEHNVAFIDGAGKETPRYCTNQINTTRTLEMNQGDIKDKKCMPGYVCYNSEWDISSSLSTPNNISAVTCKRDEKEICFKPRYNDICTNLTTTFTSGNCAKNINLNTSITADFLNPSEISKTIPTKLPAEIKTNLPPNCKHLNITYTCLEDGKPNELNLTDLEPYTNYNCTGQIMHNNVIINKTTAIQFRIDCDLIISILEPSVTNNSIHLSWNTHSVKCRDVLSNLPKLSYECSCQPGFKKYIMNQTTNAGNTGGSCTISRLEPYTKYECAVQPKYNISNVAGVNKKTTRTKIGVPGRIHNLMLDTQHNVIKATCKAPHTLNGPVESIRYIARLYIGGDLKYTLNETKCEFEFKDLSYSTNYSVEVTASYGGDESDIIKESQLTSYNDKAVIGFLVFLIILTSVALLLVVYKIYVLKRRQSHNLGENMMLITTANDEENLLAVEPIAAEFLLEAYKRKLADEGRLFLAEFQSMPRIFTRYTVKDAKKACNVPKNRYVDILPYDYNRVQMTTGNGEAGCDYINASFIDGYKESKKYIAAQGPKEETVSDFWRMVWEQQSSIIVMVTRCEEGNRVKCAQYWPSRDREAEIFEEFIVKLNSEDHCPDYTIRHLSITNKREKNSEREVTHIQFMSWPDHGVPGEPHLLLKLRRRVNAFKNFFSGPIVVHCSAGVGRTGTYIGIDAMMECLEAEGRVDIYGYVVRLRRQRCLMVQVEAQYILIHQALLEHNQFGDTETTVSELHSTLSTLKQRNSSNEPTLLEDEFERLPIYKNWRTFNKGLTEENKKKNRFTSVVPYDYNRVLLKVDEGRSRDSVPDEEEEEDSSDEEEEESAMYINASHLDGYWGPHNFIAAQTPLPDTVADFWMMVYQKKSSAIVSLSESSEQESDSLYWDKDKKTFGDFEVEVTSTDTSPTFITRNMLLRYVKRKESRSVKQFQFLTWSSNELPQKAQDLTDMIKDIKHSCGGGKSQRNSPVVVHCNDGSSRSGIFCALWNLLDSAETEKLVDVFQVVKTLRKERQGMLSDLEHYQFLYSALEGVFPVQNGEVKAVQASAVDSVQVVNETKAAEQPAEEKPASTIINDQQGAVESSPLVADAGKEDKKEEPEKVSGVPIDTTPLQDTSNGDTVTVEV; the protein is encoded by the exons ACAGCACTCAAGCCCCTCAACCTCTGAAGT GTTCCTACACAGTCAAACCCATCCAGTTTGGCATCCAGATAGACATGACGAAGAACTTTACGACTGGCAACTACACCATCAACATTAATGAAAAGGGCCGACCAGATACCAGACACAAGTATTCTATTCAGTTCTCCGAGAGTAACTCAGCTCATGCAATCAAACACCTGAAGCCCTGCACTGACTATGAGCATAATGTGGCATTTATTGATGGTGCTGGCAAAGAAACACCCCGTTACTGCaccaatcaaataaatacaaccaGGACATTAGAAATGA ATCAAGGTgacattaaagataaaaaatgcaTGCCTGGATATGTTTGTTACAATAGTGAATGGGACATCAGCTCTTCACTATCAACACCAAATAATATTTCAGCTGTGACGTGCAAAAGGGACGAAAAGGAGATCTGTTTTAAACCTCGTTACAATGACATTTGCACCAATTTGACTACAACGTTCACTTCAGGAAACTGTGCTAAAAACATTAACCTCAACACAAGCATCACTGCTG ATTTCTTAAATCCAAGtgaaataagtaaaacaatCCCAACTAAACTTcctgcagaaataaaaacaaatttgcCACCAAACTGCAAACATCTCAACATCACTTACACCTGTCTGG AAGATGGAAAACCCAATGAATTGAATCTTACCGACCTGGAGCCCTACACAAACTACAACTGTACCGGTCAGATCATGCACAACAATGTCatcataaacaaaacaactgctATCCAGTTCAGGATTGACTGTG ATCTTATTATAAGCATCTTAGAGCCAAGTGTCACCAACAATTCCATTCATCTGAGctggaacacacacagtgtgaaaTGTCGAGATGTCCTTTCTAATCTTCCGAAGCTTTCTTATGAGTGCAGCTGTCAGCCTGGTTTTAAGAAATACATAA TGAATCAAACAACTAATGCAGGAAATACAGGAGGCTCATGTACAATTAGTAGACTGGAACCATACACCAAGTATGAGTGTGCAGTCCAGCCCAAATACAATATAAGTAACGTTGCAGGAGTTAATAAAAAAACGACTAGGACAAAGATTGGAG TGCCAGGAAGAATCCATAATCTGATGTTGGACACACAGCATAACGTGATTAAGGCAACCTGTAAAGCTCCACATACATTGAATGGACCTGTTGAGTCAATACGTTATATCGCACGTCTTTATAttggtggtgacctgaagtaCACTCTGAATGAAACCAAATGCGAGTTTGAATTCAAAGATTTAAGCTACTCAACCAATTACAGTGTGGAG GTGACTGCTTCTTATGGAGGTGACGAGAGCGATATCATCAAAGAATCTCAACTTACTTCCT ATAATGACAAAGCTGTCATTGGGTTTTTGGTCTTCCTCATCATCCTGACGTCTGTGGCCCTGCTTCTGGTCGTCTACAAGATTTATGTTCTGAAGCGCAGACAGTCCCA taACCTGGGTGAAAACATGATGCTCATTACTACAGCAA ATGACGAGGAGAATCTGCTGGCAGTCGAGCCGATTGCAGCAGAGTTCCTGCTGGAAGCCTACAAGAGGAAGCTGGCTGATGAGGGAAGACTCTTCCTGGCTGAGTTTCAG AGCATGCCCAGAATCTTCACAAGGTACACCGTGAAAGACGCCAAAAAGGCCTGCAATGTCCCTAAGAATCGCTATGTGGACATCCTGCCAT ATGATTATAACCGTGTTCAGATGACCACCGGAAATGGGGAGGCAGGCTGTGACTACATCAATGCCAGCTTCATCGAT GGGTACAAGGAATCCAAAAAATACATTGCAGCACAAG GGCCGAAGGAGGAGACTGTCAGTGACTTTTGGAGGATGGTGTGGGAGCAGCAGTCCTCTATCATCGTTATGGTAACACGGTGTGAAGAAGGAAACCGG GTCAAATGTGCGCAGTACTGGCCGTCTCGAGACCGTGAAGCAGAGATCTTTGAAGAGTTTATTGTGAAGCTGAACTCAGAGGACCACTGCCCAGATTACACCATCCGCCATCTCAGCATTACTAAT AAGAGGGAGAAGAACTCAGAGAGGGAGGTGACTCACATCCAGTTCATGAGTTGGCCAGACCACGGCGTCCCCGGGGAGCCACATCTCCTCCTGAAACTGAGACGGCGCGTCAATGCGTTCAAGAACTTCTTCAGTGGCCCCATCGTTGTTCACTGCAG CGCGGGAGTCGGCAGGACAGGAACATACATTGGCATTGATGCCATGATGGAGTGTCTGGAGGCAGAGGGCAGAGTCGACATCTACGGTTACGTAGTCAGACTCCGCAGACAGAGATGTCTAATGGTTCAAGTAGAG GCCCAGTACATCTTGATACACCAGGCGCTGCTGGAGCACAATCAGTTTGGAGACACTGAGACAACGGTGTCCGAGCTCCACAGCACACTGAGCACGCTCAAACAGAGAAACTCCAGCAATGAACCCACCTTACTGGAGGACGAGTTTGAG AGACTCCCCATCTATAAAAACTGGAGGACATTCAACAAGGGGCTCACAGaagagaacaagaagaagaatcgTTTTACTTCTGTCGTCCCAT ATGACTACAACAGAGTGTTGCTGAAAGTAGATGAAGGACGCAGTCGTGACAGTGTCCccgatgaggaagaagaggaagattcatccgatgaagaggaagaggagtcagCTATGTACATCAATGCCTCCCACTTAGAT GGGTACTGGGGCCCACACAACTTCATTGCAGCGCAGACTCCCCTGCCAGACACCGTGGCTGACTTTTGGATGATGGTTTACCAAAAGAAATCATCTGCAATCGTCTCGCTTTCTGAATCCAGTGAG CAGGAGTCTGACTCTCTCTACTGGGATAAAGATAAGAAAACGTTTGGGGATTTTGAGGTGGAAGTGACAAGCACAGACACCTCCCCGACTTTCATCACCCGGAACATGCTGCTCCGTTATGTCAAG aggaaagagagtCGGTCGGTGAAACAGTTCCAGTTCCTGACCTGGTCAAGCAATGAGCTGCCGCAGAAAGCTCAGGATCTCACGGACATGATCAAGGATATCAAGCACAGCTGTGGAGGAGGCAAATCACAGAGGAACTCGCCCGTTGTTGTCCACTGCAA tgatGGCTCATCCCGGTCAGGGATTTTTTGTGCTCTGTGGAACTTGCTGGACAGCGCTGAGACTGAGAAGCTGGTGGATGTTTTCCAGGTGGTCAAAACCCTGCGCAAGGAGAGACAAGGCATGCTCTCTGACCTG GAACACTACCAGTTCTTGTACAGCGCCCTTGAGGGGGTCTTCCCTGTGCAGAATGGGGAAGTGAAAGCAGTTCAGGCCTCTGCAGTCGACTCAGTCCAGGTTGTCAATGAAACCaaagcagcagagcagccagCAGAGGAAAAGCCTGCCAGCACTATCATCAAcgaccagcagggggcagtagAGAGCTCTCCTCTTGTGGCTGATGCAGGGAAGGAAGACAAAAAAGAAGAGCCTGAAAAAGTTTCCGGTGTCCCCATAGACACAACCCCTCTGCAGGATACCAGCAATGGAGACACGGTTACTGTGGAGGTCTGA